A region from the Pseudomonas sp. KU26590 genome encodes:
- a CDS encoding pilus assembly PilX family protein produces the protein MALIVSLVFLLLLTLIGISSMQNATLQEKMSGSVKFRNESFQLAEAAVRIGESVVQGNNYKLATCTKCAPPSDAATVSAAAANTSTGVSWTAVDGGFWAVQKIATTKDPVNLNLVGWDESKSWTLYRITGVGISGNSRTVVESIYAKR, from the coding sequence ATGGCGCTGATTGTCAGTCTGGTGTTTCTCCTGCTGCTGACGTTAATCGGGATTTCGTCAATGCAGAACGCGACGCTTCAGGAAAAGATGTCGGGCAGCGTCAAGTTTCGCAACGAGTCCTTCCAGCTCGCAGAGGCGGCTGTGCGGATCGGGGAGTCTGTGGTTCAGGGTAACAATTACAAACTGGCGACCTGCACTAAGTGTGCACCACCTTCTGATGCCGCCACTGTTTCGGCAGCGGCTGCCAACACGTCCACGGGAGTCAGTTGGACGGCAGTGGATGGCGGTTTTTGGGCAGTGCAGAAAATTGCGACAACGAAGGACCCGGTCAACCTCAATCTGGTCGGGTGGGATGAAAGTAAGTCGTGGACGCTGTATCGCATCACAGGCGTCGGCATCTCTGGTAACTCGCGCACTGTAGTGGAAAGCATCTATGCCAAACGTTGA
- a CDS encoding PilW family protein, translating to MKHRARGFGLIEIMISLLLGLLIVAGVIQIFISAKNTYLSQNASAVMQEDARFILTKMAQEIRMVGMFGCLATVKDSSTNSDFAAAQMTPVRWDNAASKLTLVTADVGNNGGIPTWTVVSDCKSGSTATTGAATPAINQIAFPIRQLIYQFSNNQILLGGAAIVSNVNKFTVMFGTANTASDTTVTGYTATPASTNLIRSVRLTLEMKDPTGRVQSQTFSVLTALRNRLY from the coding sequence ATGAAGCACCGCGCCAGAGGCTTCGGCCTGATCGAGATCATGATCTCGCTGCTATTGGGTCTGCTTATAGTGGCGGGCGTTATTCAGATTTTCATTTCAGCCAAGAACACCTATCTGTCGCAGAACGCCTCGGCGGTCATGCAAGAAGATGCTCGTTTCATTCTCACTAAAATGGCTCAGGAGATACGCATGGTGGGGATGTTCGGCTGTCTGGCGACGGTCAAAGACTCAAGCACCAACAGTGATTTTGCCGCGGCGCAAATGACGCCAGTCCGGTGGGACAACGCAGCTTCAAAATTGACGCTGGTGACAGCCGATGTGGGAAACAACGGCGGTATTCCGACCTGGACCGTTGTCTCCGACTGCAAATCCGGATCGACTGCGACAACCGGAGCGGCTACGCCCGCCATCAATCAGATAGCGTTTCCGATACGTCAGCTCATTTACCAGTTTTCGAATAATCAAATACTGCTAGGCGGCGCTGCAATTGTCAGCAACGTGAACAAATTTACGGTCATGTTCGGCACTGCCAATACGGCCTCGGACACAACCGTTACGGGGTACACCGCGACGCCCGCCAGCACGAATCTGATACGCAGCGTGCGGCTGACCCTGGAGATGAAAGACCCAACCGGTCGAGTGCAAAGCCAGACGTTCAGCGTTCTCACCGCTTTACGTAACCGTCTCTATTAG
- the pilV gene encoding type IV pilus modification protein PilV yields the protein MNAKMNSRQQGTTLIEVLVSLLVLAIGLLGAAALQLNALKYTDSSRLSSQASFVAYDMMDRIRANPDADYRLASLAAAPPAGDVNVPRTQDLYDFKTNIQSFDLATGDGSIVVEKRAVTITVTWSDARAANTANFLQTFTLKSRVAIDAKVTQ from the coding sequence ATGAACGCGAAGATGAATTCCAGGCAACAAGGCACAACGCTCATTGAGGTGTTGGTTTCCCTGCTTGTGCTGGCGATTGGGCTTCTGGGCGCGGCGGCACTCCAGTTGAATGCGCTGAAATACACTGACAGTTCAAGGCTCAGCAGTCAGGCCAGCTTTGTGGCGTATGACATGATGGACCGCATACGTGCCAATCCTGACGCGGACTATCGGCTGGCTTCCCTGGCGGCAGCCCCCCCTGCTGGCGATGTGAACGTTCCACGCACGCAAGATCTTTATGATTTCAAGACCAACATCCAGAGCTTTGACCTCGCCACAGGCGATGGGAGCATTGTTGTCGAGAAGCGTGCGGTCACCATTACCGTGACCTGGAGCGATGCCCGCGCAGCCAATACGGCAAACTTCCTGCAAACCTTCACTTTGAAGAGTCGTGTGGCGATAGACGCGAAGGTGACGCAATGA
- a CDS encoding GspH/FimT family pseudopilin, which produces MPKRCRGFTLIELLVTITLVGILAAIAIPSFSSAIQNTKADTEVSDFQRFLNYARQQAINSGTVIRVTPSVAGTAWNTQLSAIDPAATAPIPILRVLPAMDSASVLTVSGNPTAIDFNNLGGLAAPVPTAAAAVSVTYTRGTISRVINICLSGRIVLGGC; this is translated from the coding sequence ATGCCCAAACGGTGTCGGGGTTTTACGCTGATTGAGTTACTGGTGACCATCACGCTGGTCGGGATTCTTGCCGCGATCGCCATTCCAAGTTTCAGCTCTGCCATCCAGAACACCAAGGCCGATACCGAGGTAAGCGACTTTCAGCGTTTCCTTAATTACGCCCGCCAACAGGCCATAAACAGTGGCACTGTCATCCGTGTCACACCATCGGTGGCGGGCACTGCCTGGAATACTCAGCTGAGTGCTATTGATCCTGCGGCAACGGCGCCGATTCCCATTCTGCGAGTTTTGCCAGCGATGGACTCTGCATCAGTGCTTACAGTGAGCGGAAATCCTACTGCGATTGACTTCAACAACCTGGGCGGTTTGGCCGCCCCGGTACCGACGGCGGCCGCTGCCGTCAGCGTTACCTACACACGCGGTACCATTAGCCGAGTGATTAATATATGCCTCAGCGGCCGTATTGTTCTGGGCGGTTGCTGA